GCATCAGGACAGTGGTCGTGTTAACTTTGAGATCGAAAGTTCACCGCGACCCCGCCTTTCCATAAAAGTTGTCTACTGGCTATCCGACTGCTCTGAAACGGGACGCGGAAATTTTTACGTCATACCGGGAAGCCATCTCTGGGATAAACTCGATCGACCCGAAGACGACTCAATGCCCAACGGCGCAACACCGGTCTGCTGTAAGCCCGGGGATGCAGTCTTCTTCGACCGACGGATATGGCACGCCCGTAGCGAAAACGATTCAGACATCACCCGAAAGGGACTCTTCTACGGATACGGCTACCGATGGCTACGGAGTAAGGACGACATGACCATACCCGCCGAGATGTTTGAGCGGAATGATCCGATTCGACAGCAACTTCTTGGGGGTGGCACCAACGCAAACGGCCATTTTACACCCAAAGATGCAGATGTGCCGTTGAAGACATGGCTTGAAGAAAAAGGTATCATTTCTAACTGAAATCGCAAGTCATTGAAGTCCAAACCAGTGGTATGCTATACGCCAATTTGCTTGACATTCGTAGCAAAATGGCGTATAATTTTATTAACTCATGTATTTACTGGAGGCATAACGCGATGTTTCAAACGCGACTGAATACAAGCGTCTGGGCTGTTATCCTCATAACAGCTATCTTGATTCCAACAGCTTCAGGGGAGGAAGCAGTGACAACGCCAAATACACTAAAAGTGGGCATGGTCGCCCCAGATTTCACACTGAAAGATGAAGAAGGCGTTGAGCGGAGTCTCAGCGACTACTTCGGGAAAAAAAATATCGTTCTCGCTTTTTATCCAAAAGATTTTACAGGCGGATGAACAACTGAACTTTGCTCGCTCCGGGATAATTTGAGCGAGATAGAAGCCACCGGAAGTGTCCTTTTCGGGGTCAGCGTTGACGATGTTGAATCGCATCAGCGGTTCAGAGCAGAACAAAAATTCGGATTTTCACTCTTAGCCGACACCGAGTTTGAGGTGAGCAATCAGTACAGTGGTATCATTGAAAACTTCAATGCCTCAAAACGGACAACTTTCATCATTGATAAAGCGGGATACATCCGTGCCATTGATACAGATGTCAATGTAAAAACACACGGTGAAGATGTCGTGGCACTGCTTAAGGAAGTCCTACCCAAAATAGAGATTGGGCAACCCGCTCCAGATTTTATCGCAACCGACGGAACCGGTAAAACGCACCAACTCAGCGAATTGCATCAGCAAAAGAACGTCGTATTAGCATTCTACCCACGTGATTTTGGGCGTGGCTGAACGGCTCAAGTTTGCTCACTCCGTGATGAGTCGAGTAGTTTTGCAAAATACGATGCCCAAGTTTTTGGGATTACGTCGAACGATGCGGATTCCCACCAAAAATTTTCGGAAGAAAATCAGTTGAACTTCCCGCTTTTGGTAGACACCGGACGGAACCTCGCACTCCT
The sequence above is a segment of the Candidatus Poribacteria bacterium genome. Coding sequences within it:
- a CDS encoding redoxin domain-containing protein, coding for MLYANLLDIRSKMAYNFINSCIYWRHNAMFQTRLNTSVWAVILITAILIPTASGEEAVTTPNTLKVGMVAPDFTLKDEEGVERSLSDYFGKKNIVLAFYPKDFTGG
- a CDS encoding redoxin domain-containing protein — translated: MSEIEATGSVLFGVSVDDVESHQRFRAEQKFGFSLLADTEFEVSNQYSGIIENFNASKRTTFIIDKAGYIRAIDTDVNVKTHGEDVVALLKEVLPKIEIGQPAPDFIATDGTGKTHQLSELHQQKNVVLAFYPRDFGRG